A window from Scleropages formosus chromosome 17, fSclFor1.1, whole genome shotgun sequence encodes these proteins:
- the ubox5 gene encoding RING finger protein 37 gives MVVNLCLPHFGTTVNCNKLCADGYDVSNLLSAEAELRAKGFRLEYFLRPPVQVTLSFQFQVEICRVDVTLWPQVMDQGQVTRGVEIHTSSDPIPDGPGPHPDCGQFRLVGRCELKDCARVSFALPFFRSRPPFPHSAPDPPPDASRLELWSRGPQSLTSVTQLRVSLPYGGAGSPLGLKALSVWGLPTRCCPPQVLGRILKAHQESQKRPSPPPVLPQPQPLTPPSPISTVPDLDIPEEFLDPLTQEVMTVPLLLPSGVVIDSSSLETYQRQEATWGRPPNDPFTGVPFSRESQPLPNPDLKGRIDRFLLQHGADIGRPGMLGRRAQRELPQPSRLIRTMEPSVPPGGTSTQCPESTLSQHVTSPTLKTATTALIATAQTQRPKTQLEAVQNGQGAPDLSSDGVQKPDKELVEDLGQNSDMGTAISSLKRKKTTLESSYKIGLSSPSLDPVAKPASLSKTLPTQLKKPRTTSFCSDSSSISHEQRLSNSLDQALDSALRALPSFTSRRSQESASKGNLVCDQGTGEHRCVLCSSVFTAYTSSLSMFRLPCGHLLCRPCLTTRAPSELKASSLFCPTCKIPAACSAITRVHY, from the exons ATGGTGGTCAACTTGTGTCTGCCACATTTCGGCACCACTGTGAATTGTAACAAG CTCTGTGCTGATGGATATGATGTGTCGAACCTGCTGTCGGCAGAAGCTGAACTTCGAGCGAAAGGGTTCAGATTGGAGTACTTCTTGCGGCCTCCTGTCCAAGTTACTCTTAGCTTTCAGTTCCAGGTGGAGATTTGCCGGGTGGATGTGACCCTTTGGCCTCAGGTTATGGACCAAGGACAAGTCACCAGAGGTGTGGAAATCCACACCTCTTCTGACCCTATTCCTGATGGCCCAGGGCCACACCCAGACTGTGGCCAGTTTCGACTAGTGGGGCGCTGTGAACTGAAGGATTGTGCAAGGGTCAGCTTTGCTCTGCCCTTCTTCAGGTCCCGACCCCCTTTCCCTCACTCTGCACCCGACCCCCCACCAGATGCCAGCAGACTGGAGTTGTGGAGCAGGGGGCCACAGTCACTGACCTCTGTGACTCAGCTTCGGGTCTCTCTTCCATATGGAGGAGCTGGTTCTCCACTGGGGCTCAAGGCTCTGTCAGTATGGGGGCTGCCAACTCGCTGCTGTCCTCCACAAGTGTTGGGTAGGATTTTAAAGGCTCACCAAGAGAGCCAGAAACGACCTTCACCTCCACCTGTATTACCTCAACCACAACCTTTGACTCCTCCTTCCCCAATATCTACTGTTCCTGACCTTGACATCCCTGAGGAGTTCCTAGACCCACTTACACAGGAGGTAATGACAGTGCCCTTGTTGCTGCCCAGCGGAGTGGTAATTGACAGTAGTTCATTGGAGACATATCAGCGTCAGGAGGCCACCTGGGGACGACCCCCAAATGACCCATTTACTGGTGTTCCCTTCTCCCGGGAATCTCAACCACTGCCAAACCCAGATTTAAAGGGCCGCATTGACCGCTTCCTGCTCCAACATGGGGCAGACATTGGTAGGCCTGGAATGTTGGGGCGCAGGGCTCAGCGGGAGCTGCCGCAACCTTCCAGGCTCATCAGAACCATGGAGCCCAGTGTCCCTCCAGGAGGCACATCCACACAGTGTCCTGAAAGCACCCTGAGTCAACATGTTACCTCACCTACTTTGAAAACTGCTACTACAGCACTCATAGcaacagcacagacacagagaccCAAAACTCAGCTTGAGGCAGTGCAGAATGGACAGGGTGCACCAGACTTGTCATCTGATGGTGTGCAGAAACCAGACAAAGAACTTGTTGAGGATCTGGGTCAAAATTCAGACATGGGGACAGCAATTTCATCCTTGAAGAGAAAAAAGACAACTCTAGAAAGTTCATACAAGATTGGCCTTTCTTCACCCTCTTTGGATCCCGTAGCCAAACCTGCTTCACTGTCAAAGACACTACCAACCCAACTCAAAAAACCAAGGACAACCAGCTTCTGCTCAG ACTCCAGCAGCATCTCCCATGAGCAGCGTCTGTCAAACAGTCTGGACCAGGCCCTGGACTCAGCCTTGCGTGCCCTTCCATCATTCACTTCTCGTCGCTCTCAGGAATCTGCTTCCAAGGGGAATCTTGTATGTGATCAGGGAACAG GTGAGCACAGATGTGTACTGTGCTCTAGTGTTTTCACTGCATACACTTCATCGCTCTCAATGTTTCGCCTGCCATGTGGACATCTGCTGTGTCGCCCCTGCCTGACCACCAGAGCTCCATCAGAACTTAAGGCATCCTCTCTGTTCTGCCCCACCTGTAAGATCCCGGCAGCATGCAGTGCAATCACTCGTGTGCATTACTGA
- the lzts3b gene encoding leucine zipper putative tumor suppressor 3 isoform X1, whose protein sequence is MLAAAARLHHPIATAGDGKQRVRGRPALPRTRTAAQPRSRGAAEGIRTEKAREGREGGEGSREATGGALWSHTPLTVLLQTCVCPSAGASPVPAMAAVERVGPSERAIPPRMGSVGSGVAGEQEFAMKSVGTRTTLPRAPPPSRRGPGGRSCSTERPLPPPSESTASSDERGGSTDRPAIAGSESAASDADRTNSNSERQVSNTMFLNGAGRREGPWVGASLDACGNNVVLNNEKNGGGQATAPYRGTSGTKVDNPNPPKLLPVSGKLEQNNSGLVRPSAFKPVVPKSFHSMQNLVGQAGGVMVGRGAGGGGGPSAAGSQQEGDSPGGGRGGGQGALSDSGRNSLTSLPTYTGSGSAYGPSQALGPLSASTSHINRLGTATGALDRLDKPGYQNGLSASDSGRSSSGKSSSSYQRLSHLSDAPPPLRPSPSSDDIIQDLEDRLWEKEQEVLHMRRNLDQSEAAIVQVFEEKQRVWEREMEELRQNYASRLQQVSRRAQRTQQALQAQIARLQQDKRRLQDDLNALLSHREELERKCLDYRKEQADILPRLEETKWEVCQKAGEISLLKQQLRDSQAEVTQRAAEMVALRGQLKELNAQLREKEETVLTLKDSYCSKSLELERCEGELQKTLAEVSMLREKLGLFEAEVLGLKQALGELSEGRGAGATWGVHPSPHSSSEPAPAPPAEALLSLQSDEAKAQRQEAGDLRRQLERLQGELRLERQQRERQALTFAQERHTWQGEKERVLQYQAQLQLNYVEMLQKNQALEQRVGQLTSKLSPAPSPATPPPQSLAVASPAVEEQKPPTLHQLAPPWSGPTRLERIESTEI, encoded by the exons TGTGTTTGCCCGTCAGCTGGCGCCTCCCCCGTGCCTGCAATGGCTGCCGTGGAGCGCGTGGGGCCGAGTGAGAGAGCCATCCCCCCGAGGATGGGCAGTGTGGGCAGCGGGGTGGCAGGCGAGCAGGAGTTCGCCATGAAGAGCGTGGGCACGCGCACCACTCTACCACGGGCACCGCCCCCGAGCCGGCGTGGTCCTGGCGGCCGCAGCTGCAGCACAGAGCGCCCTCTTCCGCCACCTTCGGAAAGCACCGCATCCAGCGACGAGCGTGGCGGCAGCACCGACCGGCCGGCGATCGCCGGCTCGGAGAGCGCGGCGTCTGATGCCGACCGCACCAATTCCAACAGCGAGCGGCAGGTGTCCAACACCATGTTCCTGAACGGGGCAGGCCGGAGGGAGGGCCCATGGGTTGGCGCCAGCCTCGATGCCTGCGGGAACAACGTGGTCCTCAACAACGAGAAGAATGGCGGTGGCCAGGCCACAGCCCCGTACAGGGGGACCAGCGGGACCAAGGTGGACAATCCCAACCCACCCAAATTACTGCCTGTATCTGGCAAACTTGAGCAG AACAACAGTGGGCTGGTCCGCCCCTCTGCCTTCAAGCCAGTGGTGCCCAAGAGCTTCCACTCCATGCAGAATCTTGTGGGGCAGGCTGGGGGGGTCATGGTGGGCCGTGGTgcagggggaggtgggggtccCAGTGCTGCAGGGAGTCAACAGGAGGGGGACAGCCCTGGTGGAGgtcggggtggggggcagggtgcTTTGTCAGACTCGGGGAGGAACTCGCTGACCAGCCTGCCCACATACACGGGCTCGGGCTCTGCATACGGGCCCTCGCAGGCCCTAGGGCCTCTCAGTGCCTCCACGAGCCACATCAACAGGCTGGGCACAGCCACCGGCGCACTGGACAGGCTCGACAAGCCGGGCTACCAGAATGGGCTCAGTGCCTCCGACAGCGGACGCTCCTCCTCTGGCAAGAGCTCCTCCTCGTACCAGAGGCTCAGCCACCTGAGCGATGCCCCTCCGCCACTCCGGCCCTCGCCTTCCTCTGATGACATCATTCAGGACCTAGAAGACAGGCTGTGGGAGAAGGAACAGGAG GTGCTGCACATGCGTCGGAACCTGGACCAGAGCGAGGCAGCCATCGTACAAGTATTCGAGGAGAAGCAGCGCGTGTGGGAACGTGAGATGGAGGAGCTGAGGCAGAACTACGCCAGCCGGCTCCAGCAGGTGTCCCGCCGCGCCCAACGCACCCAGCAAGCCCTGCAGGCGCAGATCGCCCGGTTGCAGCAGGACAAGAGGCGGCTGCAGGACGACCTCAATGCCCTGCTATCGCACCGTGAGGAGCTGGAGAGGAAGTGCCTGGACTACAGGAAGGAGCAGGCCGACATCCTGCCTCGCCTGGAGGAGACCAAGTGGGAG GTGTGCCAGAAGGCCGGGGAGATCTCTCTGCTGAAGCAGCAGCTCCGGGACAGCCAGGCAGAGGTGACCCAGCGTGCAGCAGAGATGGTGGCCCTGCGGGGGCAGCTCAAAGAACTCAATGCCCAGCTGCGAGAGAAGGAGGAGACCGTTCTCACCCTGAAGGACTCGTACTGCAGCAAGAGCCTGGAGCTGGAGCGCTGCGAGGGGGAGCTGCAGAAGACACTGGCCGAG GTGTCCATGTTGAGGGAGAAGCTGGGCCTTTTTGAGGCCGAGGTTCTAGGTTTGAAGCAGGCCCTGGGAGAGCTTAGCGAAGGGCGAGGAGCTGGGGCCACCTGGGGGGTGCATCCCTCCCCACACAGCTCCTCAGAACCGGCGCCCGCCCCTCCTGCGGAGGCGCTGCTGAGCCTGCAGAGCGATGAGGCCAAAGCGCAGCGGCAGGAGGCAGGTGATCTCCGGCGGCAGCTCGAGCGCCTGCAGGGGGAGCTGCGTCTCGAGCGGCAGCAGCGAGAGCGCCAGGCTCTCACCTTCGCCCAGGAGCGTCACACCTGGCAGGGCGAGAAGGAGCGCGTGCTTCAGTACCAGGCCCAGCTGCAGCTCAACTATGTAGAGATGCTGCAGAAGAACCAGGCCCTGGAGCAGCGCGTGGGCCAGCTCACCTCCAAACTCTCCCCCGCCCCATCCCCTGCTACGCCCCCGCCACAGTCCCTGGCTGTTGCGTCGCCTGCGGTCGAGGAGCAAAAGCCCCCAACCCTTCACCAGCTCGCTCCCCCCTGGTCTGGGCCCACGCGCCTGGAGAGGATTGAGTCCACGGAGATTTAA
- the lzts3b gene encoding leucine zipper putative tumor suppressor 3 isoform X2, which produces MAAVERVGPSERAIPPRMGSVGSGVAGEQEFAMKSVGTRTTLPRAPPPSRRGPGGRSCSTERPLPPPSESTASSDERGGSTDRPAIAGSESAASDADRTNSNSERQVSNTMFLNGAGRREGPWVGASLDACGNNVVLNNEKNGGGQATAPYRGTSGTKVDNPNPPKLLPVSGKLEQNNSGLVRPSAFKPVVPKSFHSMQNLVGQAGGVMVGRGAGGGGGPSAAGSQQEGDSPGGGRGGGQGALSDSGRNSLTSLPTYTGSGSAYGPSQALGPLSASTSHINRLGTATGALDRLDKPGYQNGLSASDSGRSSSGKSSSSYQRLSHLSDAPPPLRPSPSSDDIIQDLEDRLWEKEQEVLHMRRNLDQSEAAIVQVFEEKQRVWEREMEELRQNYASRLQQVSRRAQRTQQALQAQIARLQQDKRRLQDDLNALLSHREELERKCLDYRKEQADILPRLEETKWEVCQKAGEISLLKQQLRDSQAEVTQRAAEMVALRGQLKELNAQLREKEETVLTLKDSYCSKSLELERCEGELQKTLAEVSMLREKLGLFEAEVLGLKQALGELSEGRGAGATWGVHPSPHSSSEPAPAPPAEALLSLQSDEAKAQRQEAGDLRRQLERLQGELRLERQQRERQALTFAQERHTWQGEKERVLQYQAQLQLNYVEMLQKNQALEQRVGQLTSKLSPAPSPATPPPQSLAVASPAVEEQKPPTLHQLAPPWSGPTRLERIESTEI; this is translated from the exons ATGGCTGCCGTGGAGCGCGTGGGGCCGAGTGAGAGAGCCATCCCCCCGAGGATGGGCAGTGTGGGCAGCGGGGTGGCAGGCGAGCAGGAGTTCGCCATGAAGAGCGTGGGCACGCGCACCACTCTACCACGGGCACCGCCCCCGAGCCGGCGTGGTCCTGGCGGCCGCAGCTGCAGCACAGAGCGCCCTCTTCCGCCACCTTCGGAAAGCACCGCATCCAGCGACGAGCGTGGCGGCAGCACCGACCGGCCGGCGATCGCCGGCTCGGAGAGCGCGGCGTCTGATGCCGACCGCACCAATTCCAACAGCGAGCGGCAGGTGTCCAACACCATGTTCCTGAACGGGGCAGGCCGGAGGGAGGGCCCATGGGTTGGCGCCAGCCTCGATGCCTGCGGGAACAACGTGGTCCTCAACAACGAGAAGAATGGCGGTGGCCAGGCCACAGCCCCGTACAGGGGGACCAGCGGGACCAAGGTGGACAATCCCAACCCACCCAAATTACTGCCTGTATCTGGCAAACTTGAGCAG AACAACAGTGGGCTGGTCCGCCCCTCTGCCTTCAAGCCAGTGGTGCCCAAGAGCTTCCACTCCATGCAGAATCTTGTGGGGCAGGCTGGGGGGGTCATGGTGGGCCGTGGTgcagggggaggtgggggtccCAGTGCTGCAGGGAGTCAACAGGAGGGGGACAGCCCTGGTGGAGgtcggggtggggggcagggtgcTTTGTCAGACTCGGGGAGGAACTCGCTGACCAGCCTGCCCACATACACGGGCTCGGGCTCTGCATACGGGCCCTCGCAGGCCCTAGGGCCTCTCAGTGCCTCCACGAGCCACATCAACAGGCTGGGCACAGCCACCGGCGCACTGGACAGGCTCGACAAGCCGGGCTACCAGAATGGGCTCAGTGCCTCCGACAGCGGACGCTCCTCCTCTGGCAAGAGCTCCTCCTCGTACCAGAGGCTCAGCCACCTGAGCGATGCCCCTCCGCCACTCCGGCCCTCGCCTTCCTCTGATGACATCATTCAGGACCTAGAAGACAGGCTGTGGGAGAAGGAACAGGAG GTGCTGCACATGCGTCGGAACCTGGACCAGAGCGAGGCAGCCATCGTACAAGTATTCGAGGAGAAGCAGCGCGTGTGGGAACGTGAGATGGAGGAGCTGAGGCAGAACTACGCCAGCCGGCTCCAGCAGGTGTCCCGCCGCGCCCAACGCACCCAGCAAGCCCTGCAGGCGCAGATCGCCCGGTTGCAGCAGGACAAGAGGCGGCTGCAGGACGACCTCAATGCCCTGCTATCGCACCGTGAGGAGCTGGAGAGGAAGTGCCTGGACTACAGGAAGGAGCAGGCCGACATCCTGCCTCGCCTGGAGGAGACCAAGTGGGAG GTGTGCCAGAAGGCCGGGGAGATCTCTCTGCTGAAGCAGCAGCTCCGGGACAGCCAGGCAGAGGTGACCCAGCGTGCAGCAGAGATGGTGGCCCTGCGGGGGCAGCTCAAAGAACTCAATGCCCAGCTGCGAGAGAAGGAGGAGACCGTTCTCACCCTGAAGGACTCGTACTGCAGCAAGAGCCTGGAGCTGGAGCGCTGCGAGGGGGAGCTGCAGAAGACACTGGCCGAG GTGTCCATGTTGAGGGAGAAGCTGGGCCTTTTTGAGGCCGAGGTTCTAGGTTTGAAGCAGGCCCTGGGAGAGCTTAGCGAAGGGCGAGGAGCTGGGGCCACCTGGGGGGTGCATCCCTCCCCACACAGCTCCTCAGAACCGGCGCCCGCCCCTCCTGCGGAGGCGCTGCTGAGCCTGCAGAGCGATGAGGCCAAAGCGCAGCGGCAGGAGGCAGGTGATCTCCGGCGGCAGCTCGAGCGCCTGCAGGGGGAGCTGCGTCTCGAGCGGCAGCAGCGAGAGCGCCAGGCTCTCACCTTCGCCCAGGAGCGTCACACCTGGCAGGGCGAGAAGGAGCGCGTGCTTCAGTACCAGGCCCAGCTGCAGCTCAACTATGTAGAGATGCTGCAGAAGAACCAGGCCCTGGAGCAGCGCGTGGGCCAGCTCACCTCCAAACTCTCCCCCGCCCCATCCCCTGCTACGCCCCCGCCACAGTCCCTGGCTGTTGCGTCGCCTGCGGTCGAGGAGCAAAAGCCCCCAACCCTTCACCAGCTCGCTCCCCCCTGGTCTGGGCCCACGCGCCTGGAGAGGATTGAGTCCACGGAGATTTAA